Proteins co-encoded in one Bradyrhizobium sp. 170 genomic window:
- a CDS encoding terminase TerL endonuclease subunit, with protein MPDSSQVKRTPDGKRRAAAVIKFIEKLTVPSGHGMGKPFRLEPFQKLFIRAIYEPHLGLRRAVRRAILSMARKNGKTALIAAIVLAHLVGPEAIVHGEIYSAANDRDQAAIVYKFARQMVELDHELMAMIELVPSTKTMVARRTGSVYRAVSAEAGTKHGYLPSVVIYDELAQAKNRDLYDVLDTSFGARDEPLFIVISTQSNDPEHIMSKLIDDGLSEIDPAIVCHLYAADEDCELADETQWRKANPALGKFRDHEDLATAIRKAIRMPAEEPKVRNLFLNQRVSPIASLINRAEWMACAGEVQLEQGEEVYLALDLSSTIDLTALLVGSASDPCRIEPHFWKPREHLTEHASRDFGSGSHRYREWAEAGHLKISPGKTINPEAVALFIAEMTQRYKVKGLAYDRWRINDLLREFDRVGLQAFEDGEKGGDGLRLVPWGQGFKDMGPAIDALELAVIERRLIHPNNPILNWNMANAVATMDPAGNRKLDKDKARFRIDGAVAAAMLLGVRAKDRRVKPIDIEALIG; from the coding sequence TTGCCGGACTCATCGCAGGTTAAGCGGACGCCTGACGGCAAGCGCCGCGCCGCAGCTGTTATCAAATTCATCGAGAAACTTACCGTGCCCAGCGGCCATGGCATGGGCAAGCCGTTCAGGCTGGAGCCGTTTCAGAAGCTGTTCATCCGCGCGATCTATGAGCCGCATCTGGGGCTGCGGCGGGCGGTGCGTCGCGCCATCCTTTCGATGGCGCGCAAGAACGGCAAGACGGCGCTGATCGCAGCAATCGTGCTTGCACATCTGGTCGGCCCCGAGGCGATCGTCCACGGCGAGATTTATTCCGCCGCCAATGATCGGGATCAGGCCGCGATCGTCTACAAATTCGCCCGCCAGATGGTCGAGCTGGATCATGAACTGATGGCGATGATCGAGCTGGTGCCATCGACCAAGACGATGGTCGCGCGCCGCACCGGATCGGTCTACCGCGCGGTCAGCGCCGAGGCTGGCACCAAACACGGCTACCTGCCCAGCGTCGTGATCTATGACGAGCTGGCCCAGGCGAAGAACCGCGATCTGTACGATGTGCTCGATACCTCGTTCGGCGCACGCGATGAGCCGCTGTTCATCGTGATCTCGACGCAGAGCAATGATCCCGAGCACATCATGTCGAAGCTGATCGACGATGGCTTGAGCGAGATCGATCCGGCGATTGTCTGCCATCTGTACGCCGCCGATGAAGATTGCGAGCTGGCGGATGAGACGCAATGGCGCAAGGCGAATCCAGCGCTCGGAAAATTCCGCGATCATGAAGACCTTGCGACCGCGATCCGCAAGGCGATCAGGATGCCCGCCGAGGAGCCCAAGGTCCGCAATCTGTTCCTTAATCAGCGCGTGTCGCCGATCGCGTCGCTGATCAACCGCGCCGAATGGATGGCCTGCGCAGGCGAAGTGCAGCTGGAGCAAGGCGAGGAAGTCTATCTGGCGCTCGATCTTTCATCGACCATCGATCTGACCGCGCTGCTGGTCGGCTCGGCCTCTGATCCCTGCCGCATCGAGCCGCATTTCTGGAAACCGCGCGAGCATCTGACCGAGCATGCAAGCCGCGACTTCGGATCGGGATCGCATCGCTATCGCGAGTGGGCCGAAGCTGGCCATCTGAAGATCAGCCCAGGCAAGACCATTAACCCGGAGGCGGTGGCGCTTTTCATTGCCGAGATGACGCAGCGCTACAAGGTCAAGGGGCTGGCCTATGACCGCTGGCGCATCAACGATCTGCTGCGCGAGTTCGATCGCGTTGGCCTGCAGGCATTCGAGGACGGCGAAAAAGGCGGCGACGGGCTGCGGCTGGTGCCATGGGGCCAAGGCTTCAAGGACATGGGGCCAGCGATCGATGCGCTGGAACTGGCGGTGATCGAGCGCAGGCTGATCCATCCCAACAATCCGATCCTGAATTGGAACATGGCGAACGCGGTTGCGACGATGGACCCAGCGGGCAACAGGAAGCTGGACAAAGACAAGGCGCGCTTTCGGATCGACGGCGCAGTGGCTGCAGCCATGCTGCTGGGGGTGCGGGCGAAGGATCGCAGAGTCAAACCCATCGACATCGAGGCGCTGATCGGATGA
- a CDS encoding phage terminase small subunit P27 family: MTTTGRKPVPTHLKLLRGNPGQRRLTEEPQPEQHDDVPEPPAFITGYAADEWWITATELHRLGLLTKVDVPALAAYCHAFGQWRMAAESLAKMAANDPIMHGQIIKTKYGDAAANPLVSIVRKHAGDVVRYAAEFGLTPAARSRITSGIHGDDSQSKFAGLIAG; this comes from the coding sequence ATGACGACGACCGGAAGAAAGCCAGTGCCGACGCATCTGAAACTGCTGCGCGGCAATCCCGGCCAGCGCAGGCTGACCGAAGAACCGCAGCCCGAGCAGCACGATGATGTACCCGAGCCGCCTGCCTTCATCACCGGCTATGCCGCCGATGAATGGTGGATCACAGCGACCGAGCTGCATCGGCTGGGCCTGTTGACCAAGGTCGATGTCCCAGCGCTTGCCGCCTATTGTCACGCTTTCGGGCAATGGCGGATGGCGGCGGAATCGCTGGCGAAGATGGCTGCGAACGATCCGATCATGCACGGCCAGATCATCAAGACCAAATACGGGGACGCCGCCGCGAACCCGCTGGTCTCGATCGTCCGCAAGCACGCAGGCGATGTGGTGCGCTACGCCGCCGAGTTCGGCCTGACCCCCGCCGCGCGCAGCCGGATCACTTCCGGCATCCACGGCGACGATTCGCAGAGCAAGTTTGCCGGACTCATCGCAGGTTAA
- a CDS encoding HNH endonuclease, producing MREAWQHFYGTAFWQRRRKLQLHMHPLCRFCAEGGVVTRATHADHVEPHKGDWNLFCLGELQSLCASCHSSRKQLIEARGHDIMVDDDGWPTDPNHPANRRR from the coding sequence ATGCGTGAGGCATGGCAGCACTTCTACGGCACCGCTTTCTGGCAGCGCCGCCGCAAGCTGCAGCTCCATATGCATCCGCTCTGTCGATTCTGCGCCGAGGGCGGCGTCGTCACCCGCGCCACGCACGCCGATCATGTCGAGCCGCACAAGGGAGACTGGAATCTGTTCTGCCTCGGCGAGCTGCAAAGCCTCTGCGCTTCCTGCCACAGCTCGCGCAAGCAGCTGATCGAAGCGCGCGGTCACGACATCATGGTCGATGACGATGGCTGGCCAACCGATCCGAACCACCCAGCCAACAGGCGCCGCTGA